Genomic DNA from Lactuca sativa cultivar Salinas chromosome 8, Lsat_Salinas_v11, whole genome shotgun sequence:
ACCTGATTGAAACCGGCTCTGAATGCTTCCATTTGTCTTGTGATACCTGTCTTGACAGTAGCAGCAACTACAAGGGAAATGTACTCTTCCAAATTGTCTATGCTGACCTGTCATTCCCAAAAAAGAATCATATGAATTATGAATATACACAGCAACCTTATCAACAAATGCTAgaaggaaaaaaaaattgaaaggtAAAAGGATGAGTAAATACATCTTCGTTGCCAGGTTTCAAAATGTAATCAGGAAATCCAGGAAGTGTGAAGTCCAAACAAAGATCTTCAACAGGAGCACCTCGGAAATTTAAGTCAAGTATTGCATTGCAGTCATGCCTAGGTGTTGACTCCAGGTATTTTTTCCGACAAACAATCGCTTGCAATTCTTGCAATGTCTTCCCAAGTTCAGCATCAAAAGAAGAAACATCATGTAAATCAAGCTCCTACAATGAAAAATTAAGAAAAGGCACATAAGTCAATTCATCCAAGACaacaaaacagaaaaaaaaaaaaaaaaaaaaaaaaaaaaaaaaaaaagtggagTCAATAGTTCATTAACAATCAACTTACTTGTCCAAGAACAAGCTTGTAGAAAGCAGTAGAAAGAGGCATGTCCAAAAGCCTCCCATCTTGAAGAGCTTTCGCCATTACACAACCAAAAAGCCAGAAATGCTCAATCACTTTACCATCACAAGAAGATTCAACCCAAGGGCGTGGGAACAACCCAAGAGGTGAAATTACAATATCGCCCAAATCATCTTTCTTCTCTTCAACTTCAACTTCCATTGCTACACTCCCGTCACCCGAGTTATTACATCTCCACATCTTCAACCCCGTTCTTTGCAAATCATGACTCAAAAGCGTATAAAACTCCAAAGTGGGACCCAACCCAGTCCCAACCTCACCAAAATACTCCACTTCCAAAACCGCCTTTTGGCTCGAATACATCTCCATTACTTTCGCAGCAGATTCCAATATTCTATTCCGGGAAACCCGCACTTTCTGGCGTGACAATCGCCTGACCCGTAACTCCCGCTCGGTAGTCGACCCGTGCCCGTCTGCCCCCTGTTGCTGGAGCCGATGTAGGGCCCGCGACAACCCGAAAGCAGTGGAATAAAAATACTGTCTTCTTGTTTCAAATGGAAACAAGAAAGGACATGCTTTTGTTAACTGATAACACCATGAAGGAAGGCTACCACTGCAAAGAGCGAGCACATCTTGAATTTGTCGGGATAATTTCGAGGTTAATTTAGAGTTCACAAACTCGTCAGATAAAACTCGAACGCCAGGGGTAAATATGTCATTTACACTTGAAATTTTTCCTTCCGAGAATTGATCGATTACTGTTTCGATACGTAAACGTGGTGCGAGCTGATTTAAACCTTCTAATACGCGAAGCAGAGAGAGAATATTGTAAGTGGGGTTATCTTTTTCCATGTCGCAAGGGAGTTCGCCTTGGAGGATGCTATCTAAGAGAGACATTTGACATGTGGACCCcggttttgttaaatttgttgttTTTTGTGAGTTTATATCGGCTTTTTGGTAGGTGATTGTGTAGATATCGTTCCATAGTTTGCTTCCATCGGTGTTGTATTGATCATTGTCGCCTTCATCTAACACAAGCTGTTGTTGGATGGCTTGATAGATTGTTAAATGTCGGTTGAGTTGTTTACCATTTGAGGAGAAGCTTAACCGGGGGGTGCTGTGGTTATGGCGGTCTCTGCCGCCACCGCTGCCGCCCCTAACCGCCCTAGCGTTGGCAGATGCAAGCCCGGCCATGGCGGCTGCTGCAAATGACATTGAGCCCCTTGAGCTGAATGAAGTCGGACCACGATAGTCAGTTGAGTCAGAGCCACGAGCCGGGGTTGATCGGCTCTTTGTGTGGCTGTCGCTGGTTGTGGGACCCGCGAGGGTGGTGTTGTCAGTGGAGTCGGTTAGTTTGACATCGTGGACATATGGCATGTAAACTGGAAGTGAATCGTCTCTTAGCACCTATGAAAATGGGAAGAAGGAAAATCGTATGTAAAAAGTTGTATTTGTGAAAGATTATAAAAAGTTATCAATGAGTCTTCTTTGTATGTCTGTAGgaaacaaatgaatgaaagtaGAATGATATAATAAACAAGTGAACAGAAATAAGGGTATGAGTCTGACAACATACATCATCatgatcatcatcatcgtcatcttcTGATATTTCATCATCTTCAATCACCAATGCATCATCAATATCAACAGGTGATATATCTACATCCTCATCCTACAGTGCACACATAAGTAATCAAAATATATATGAGAACAAAagttttttatagaaaaattaaAGAGCACTTTAGCACATAAAGAGCATACCTCAGAAGAAGATTCATCATCCACAGACTTCATCGAAGTGTCTTTATCAGAAGCAGCTCTTCTTCTAGAAGCATTTCTTGTATGTGGTCCTCCTCTCCCCTCATCTTGACTTGGCTTCAACACAGCCTTCCCCTTTCCCTTTGAAGAACTTGCATTTTTCTCTTGTGGGGTATCCTTTTCACCTGAATTCCCTATACTAATCGCTGACCTGGACCTTGTTGACTGACGCCGTGTACCCGAAGCAGGAGTAGAAGAAGAAGGCGacgaaccaccaccaccaccgccaccgctGCCACCACCTGCCGCCATGGTTCCAGACTCCGAGTTCCCAACAGAAGTACAAGGCTTATTATGGCTAGATTCACTACGTTGCACCCTAGGCCAAAGAAAGTCTTCAACAGCAACCAAACTTGCTAAAGGGTCAATTAAAAGAACATTTGAGGAATAATCACGAAGTGATTTTTCACCATGTGATCTTACAAGCCGAAGTTTGAACGGACGAGATGAAGCGGATAAACCAGATGAAAGACGTGCACTTGTAGAGGATCGAGAGTTGTGAGTCAACACTACAGGAAACCTTTCTAACGAAGTCAatgcattttgaagcttttgaacTAAAACGCTCATAGGAACTAAATTTGATTCATTGTAGACACTTGAAAACGCAATTGATATAAAAGATTTGTATCTTTTAATAGCTAGTTGACGTAACTTTGGTAGATTCGCTTCTGACACTGACACCCTTTCTTTTGAGAAGCTTCCACAAGTTAAGTAGTTAAGTAAAGCATCCACAACACCACTTCCTATGAACTCAAATGTTGAAACACTGTCTCTTTTGGTTAACTCTGATAACATAAAGGTTACCACTCTTAACAAATTATCTTCCTTAGTGGGTGAAAAATCAAGAAACCGAGGTGATGTGGAAGCTTTTGACTTTCcttttgactttgacttatggTCGTCAGATAAAGCAACTAACTTTGAGCAAAGATTCTTTAAATGTAGAAGATCATCTGTAATCCCAGCTTCAGGAGCTCCAGGGATTGAAGGGAAGAATTTATCTTTGAAAGCTTTTGCACTTGTACTCACTGATACCCGGAGATTGGAATTGAGTGTGGGAGCCTCTAGGGAACTTGGAGGTGAGCCCTCGGTTTTGGGATCTTCGGGGTCCACATTGGGTGGTCCAAGGCGGCGGCGATAGCGTCTTGAACGTGATGATCCAGGGGTAGAATCGGTATAATTATTTGATGATGATTGGGAAAGAGGATTGGTGGATGGACCAGATAAAATGAGTGTGTCTATAGCATGAACTACACCTTCTCTCACAAAAAGTTTGGAGAAAGTTTCCGGAAGCTTTTCCATTAGGATTTCTGCAATTTGAAGTGAAGGCAATAGAACTTGTGGATCTTTCCATGCCAAAACGCCTGCTAGGAAACTAGTGATAATAGCATATAACATCAGGGGTCTGGTATGATGGAATTCAATGAGAAAGGAATGAAAACTTATATACCTTGATATATTTGTAACACCAAGTAGAGATTGGATCATATCTGATGTGCTGAAGTACATCAATTTCCCAATAACTGATAGACATTTATGTCGCACAGGTGTATTCACACTTGACCCATATATCtacaagacaaaaaaaaaaagtccATTTTAAACTTTAAAGTAGGTTTGCTAAAATGAGTTATAATTAAGAGTTTCCATTAAAACTAACCTGAATGAGAACAGGAAGAAGGTCCATTCCAAATTGCAGCAAAAGGCCAGGTTGATCAGTCAATAACTTTTCTTTTTCTGGTGCACCACCACTTGTTTCTTCTTGCTTTCCAGGTGACTTTCTTATAAGAGACCCTTTGACAAATAAGGTAGAGCTGGAAGGAAGAGATATGGTTCCTTGAGGCAATGGAGGAAGAAGCTCATTTGTCAAATTCACAATCTCAAATATCTGcacgaaaaaaaaaatcaaacagatTGGTTACAAATTTTTCGATTATTAAAATTATACGGAGTCAGGGAAAATCTGTAAAAGTTTATAAGCATGGAGAAGGAgaaaaagaaatataaataaGCATTAAGAATTACCTGTTCAGGTGGCCTACTCAAAGCAGGGGATACATACATGCTTGCAGCATGACCAGAGCCTGATAATATATCTTTAAGAATGCCACTAATCCCAAGAAGCAACAATGTTTTTGATCCTAAAGGAGACCCACTTGCACATGCGGATAACAATCGAATTAATCCCTGAAAAATCTTTTTGTTAGGTAATGCAACCTCCAAAAGCTATGTGCTTTTTCCAAAATAAAGTCATCAATATACCGTATATGTAGATGGACTGAGAGATGCCTGTCCACCTCCAGCACTACTGGTTGAAATGAGGGAGGCAGCTTGTGTAACTAATCCATGGTTGCATAGCTCATCTAGTTTATCAGGAGATGCTGCAAATGCTTCTACAATTCGAGTCAAACAAACGGATGCATGCTCCAAAACCTACAAAGAGAGTATTGTTTCAAAAAACAATCAGAAACATATAAAAgttcattaatttttttattcttgGAATCAAAGAACTCACCTTTGCATCATGATATTGAAGAAGGTTTGTCAATAGAGGAACGGCTTCCATGACAAAATCAGCTGCATCAGATGGAAGTTTCTTGCAGATATTTGCAGCAGTAGAAAGTGCTACTCGCTGAAAGATAAAATGAGATTATGGAAAAAGGGATAATATTATATATGCTTAAAAGTTAAAACTATATCATGATTAAGCAACATACCTGGACTCCTGTAGAGAAGAAGTCAAGATACGACAGTACTGCCATTAGTGCACCTGCCCTCAAGCATGCAGTTGGATGCTCCTGAGAGATCTTCTTAAGAGCTTGCAAGGACTGTTGTGAAAGCAATTCCATTGAAGATAAGATTAGTCTGAATCCACAAGTGAAGTGATATAAACATTTAGGAAGTAAGATTGCACACCTGTTCAGCCAAGTCCATGTACTCGATTGTAAGCAATCTAGCAACAAAGCAAGAAACAGCACCATAATGCACAACTGCTGGGCATGAAGAAGGTAGCACATCACATAAATGTGTGAGTGCTCTAGCTGCAAGTAACATGATATCGGGATTGCTTTCATGGTTAAGCAACCCAACAAGAACAGGCACAAAAGAATCAACGGAGAAAGTACTTAGAGAATCCTCAGTGCCAATAGAAAGCATGTCACATAACTGTGTCAACGCCTCAACTTGCTTTCCTTCTTCCCCATCAGCACGCAAGCCTGAAAGAATTTTCTTTAGTCGTCCACTCTGGTGAGATGATGAAGCGGATGCCATTGCTGATGACGGAAGCAGATCATCTAACCCTGCACCCAGTTTCCTCAATAAGCCTTGAAGTGCACTACTAGCAGAAGTCAAATTCTGATGTAAAATCCCCACGCCGCCACCATCACTGTCATTGTCATCGTCGtcgtcatcttcatcatcaactCCCCCGCGGTCTTTATTAAATCCTAAAATGTTGTCTCTGTTgttatctctatctctatccctaaccctaatttcattCTCTTTCTCTTTGCCTTTATTCAAATTATCTTTATCCAGTCCCGCATTCGGATTATTTATGTTCTTTCCACTACGACGGCCGCGGGCTAACCCAGAGCCTGACGGTTCATTAATGTTAGTATCCATGTTAGAAGCGCGTGAGCGAGTACAAACGGATTGCGCAACGACGTTGGAAGGTGTAGCAGCGGCGGCGGGGGATGTAGTGGAAGAGAGACGAGTGCGTTTGTTGGAACGAGTGGCAGGACCGCCGGACGATGAAGAAGAAGGGGCTGATGAGGTGGCCTCCGCCCTCTTCCGGCTACGAGTTTCCATACAAAACCCCAAACCCACCTTTCGGAATCAACGATCAACGACGATCGATGAAATAATAAATCCTTATCATCATCGTCCTCGTAGTCTAAGAATCTTACAAACAATACTTCAATTTATCCTGCGAAAAAGGTCCAATTTGGACCAAATCTGACAAACCCTAGAAAAATCAATCACGGGAATTATTGTTTATTTACTTGGTGTAAACCGATTGATTGCAAAGAGACGCATGCGTATGATGAATTTAGGAGTGTACCGACATCAATTTTATGATGAGGAAGGTATAATCAATTcataaaggaaaaccctaatttatgtatATAGCCCCTTTCCTTGAAATAGTACATTTGTACATGTTTTATGTTCATGTGTTAAAAAGTCCTTTTCTTTTCCTTCGTTTCTTTCTTGATTTGGAAACAATCAAATTTCGTATTAAAATTaagaaaattacattttttttttctcttgagTTTAGCttttttatgttttgattttgaaaattacAATTTATCCTCATTTCATCAAATAATCTTTACTTTTATttcctaaaaaaataaaattaatgataTTCACATGTCATTattctataaaaataaaaataaaaacaaaatataaaaagatatttaatttttttataataattttgcattgttggaaaaaaaaaataataactataTACCCATTTTatctatttttatatatattgacAATTTAAATCATTATTATATTACATTTGGTCCCACTATAAACCTCTCACCCCTCTCATTTTTTAAGATTTTTACTTTATAAAAACCGTACAAAAATCATTATTTTCGTCTAAAAACAATTACTTTAAGTCTTATACGTATTATTTCCAAAATATTTGTAAAAAATATAAGGTTTTATCATTTGACATATCCTAACATATTTTTCAggttattataatattaaattcgtaaaaaaaaacctttgatttataattcttttatgtttttatcctaaaaaaatttatattatatgtatttatacacataaaaaattatataagaaAAGATAttcaattaaatattatatatatatatatatatatatatatatatgttctttttaaatgttatttatttatatataagggCTTTTTTGCTTGGTTATACCAATTAagacataaaaaatatattaatatatttttagaagtataaatatgtattttatgtATCTAAAAGTATATCAATCAaaaatttgtaacatcccgaactCCGCAGGTATATTTCGAATCACTCCTCTTTTATAAGTTTCCAATTGTAGTCCCTGGAGTGGTTGAGTTGGGCCATGAGAAGTATAAGGACTAAAGTTGCCACTTTGAGTCAGGAAggagttgatgggttttggtcataagacatcctatgtgctcatacaaaccctaatgcttgaatctaggtttctctattgtacatgcaagttatccaatgctataaaccctaattctagcatatgggaatcaatattaacatataattaggtttaagatattaccttgattgttatgtagcaataacaatcccaaatctccttgaattgactttggaaggcttagagtcacaagtgtcactcctctaatggcttacaaacaccataagcaagtggagaaggtataaagagagaggagataggtagaaattcgtccttagatgctctagggatcaagtgtacgaaatcctaaggccttaggggtctttatatagggttgggattagggtttcagtccttatccttatctagttacttgcccatcaagcaaccataagataagccttgaaaatccctatctcttggaccttggacgattttaaggatatacttatccttgaattcgtccatcctttaacaaggataaccattgccctatttttcaactatcacataattacaattcagcccctctagtttaagtAATTACacttgaccacaaaattaattcttaattaattattgaccaatattaattaaacaaatatgatttctcctttaatatattattcttataacatattaataaatcataagaacctctctctctatttatttctccaatcaagttgctttggtgaaggcaacccaaaaggaccatgcaccatcgggtcaagtacataccaaaatagttatggacttagacactaatccaacagtctcccacttgggtaaatctaataactattctgcgtatgacttcagatcctgatctgcaatcgtagctttccaaagccgctgtcaactctgatcatatcagatacgcgtgtcctcagataagggatcatatattcctccattctagatatcatatgagatatgatttcaaatcattctctttgtattatatctcgattcccgatttatgacgactgactaattgaacaaatcaaattagccctagcccggccgagcatttacgtttgtcatcacaaaatcatcgaggggcccaaagatatcgcttttatcctactttggataaaaggaatggataaactttgatacaatgcttgcttgcactcacgcaccgaatcacacacaacaatatgttttataacaccaagttactagtgcgtttacatattatcaatgtgcaaccgattcgcaagatacaactcacacatctcagtttcaagaatataagatgttatcgtctcaccaatcactcgtgatacaatccatggagtgatccaagtgagcgtgggtttaatccaatgctcaaattcatattcataagcactcatgaacgttgcagcaaacatttgcttatgtctaatactcttttagacaatccacacaccaattcacgacagtcttcattcatatctacttccaacatatgaacgactgtggcccattcgaataattcgattattcttaataaactcaattattctggaagtcaaaacatgcaaatgtgaaacacaagaataatactaatcccatatggcctcaaacctttgagtataaataaaacaccttttatttatcaccatatcgattactcattatttgtcgtttcggttaatcaacttcttacttgaattattacacttgtcccatgctcctagcatgcacacaatgtttactcatggttcttactttgtgaaatagatcacattggacacatttccaatcattctcatttcacaactccaaaaccatttttcataagtttaagaatatcaaattcttgccacttatagaatatgcttgattctaacattctatgcaactatcctttcgtaatgtcactgcaccaaagtcacaaagactattgccaatgatattacaaagtcctctatcggagattgttacaagacaattccttagatatgatgtctctcactcaaagtacattcctttgaacatccttttgcataaaagtttctaatctagacatagttatttcaatattcaatttccaatatggacacgcttccatattttccatatgacaacttattcttaatagaatcttatctattcataataatgtcgatatggtccatccaatatggaaacatttccatattttccatatgaccacttattcttaatagaatcttttttattcataataatgtcgatatggtccattcaataccatgcttccaactactcacaagcaaccaatcctcgtcgaactttggattgtcctttgatagttgtttaattattttagtcaaaaccgattctagtcccttttccttctaaatgcgctagacatttggaaaattttagaatggtcaaacattaaagcatttgcaatcgattctatacccgaagcgtatgggacacgacgcataatgttttatttgctatgttctcaaaattcgaattgtgaagaggaatgtcgtaatcataatcgaaattttaagaacacactatgtacccttgactaaatttattaacatttctcaacctaaacctttagatttgaaatgaag
This window encodes:
- the LOC111915285 gene encoding E3 ubiquitin-protein ligase UPL3 codes for the protein METRSRKRAEATSSAPSSSSSGGPATRSNKRTRLSSTTSPAAAATPSNVVAQSVCTRSRASNMDTNINEPSGSGLARGRRSGKNINNPNAGLDKDNLNKGKEKENEIRVRDRDRDNNRDNILGFNKDRGGVDDEDDDDDDNDSDGGGVGILHQNLTSASSALQGLLRKLGAGLDDLLPSSAMASASSSHQSGRLKKILSGLRADGEEGKQVEALTQLCDMLSIGTEDSLSTFSVDSFVPVLVGLLNHESNPDIMLLAARALTHLCDVLPSSCPAVVHYGAVSCFVARLLTIEYMDLAEQSLQALKKISQEHPTACLRAGALMAVLSYLDFFSTGVQRVALSTAANICKKLPSDAADFVMEAVPLLTNLLQYHDAKVLEHASVCLTRIVEAFAASPDKLDELCNHGLVTQAASLISTSSAGGGQASLSPSTYTGLIRLLSACASGSPLGSKTLLLLGISGILKDILSGSGHAASMYVSPALSRPPEQIFEIVNLTNELLPPLPQGTISLPSSSTLFVKGSLIRKSPGKQEETSGGAPEKEKLLTDQPGLLLQFGMDLLPVLIQIYGSSVNTPVRHKCLSVIGKLMYFSTSDMIQSLLGVTNISSFLAGVLAWKDPQVLLPSLQIAEILMEKLPETFSKLFVREGVVHAIDTLILSGPSTNPLSQSSSNNYTDSTPGSSRSRRYRRRLGPPNVDPEDPKTEGSPPSSLEAPTLNSNLRVSVSTSAKAFKDKFFPSIPGAPEAGITDDLLHLKNLCSKLVALSDDHKSKSKGKSKASTSPRFLDFSPTKEDNLLRVVTFMLSELTKRDSVSTFEFIGSGVVDALLNYLTCGSFSKERVSVSEANLPKLRQLAIKRYKSFISIAFSSVYNESNLVPMSVLVQKLQNALTSLERFPVVLTHNSRSSTSARLSSGLSASSRPFKLRLVRSHGEKSLRDYSSNVLLIDPLASLVAVEDFLWPRVQRSESSHNKPCTSVGNSESGTMAAGGGSGGGGGGGSSPSSSTPASGTRRQSTRSRSAISIGNSGEKDTPQEKNASSSKGKGKAVLKPSQDEGRGGPHTRNASRRRAASDKDTSMKSVDDESSSEDEDVDISPVDIDDALVIEDDEISEDDDDDDHDDVLRDDSLPVYMPYVHDVKLTDSTDNTTLAGPTTSDSHTKSRSTPARGSDSTDYRGPTSFSSRGSMSFAAAAMAGLASANARAVRGGSGGGRDRHNHSTPRLSFSSNGKQLNRHLTIYQAIQQQLVLDEGDNDQYNTDGSKLWNDIYTITYQKADINSQKTTNLTKPGSTCQMSLLDSILQGELPCDMEKDNPTYNILSLLRVLEGLNQLAPRLRIETVIDQFSEGKISSVNDIFTPGVRVLSDEFVNSKLTSKLSRQIQDVLALCSGSLPSWCYQLTKACPFLFPFETRRQYFYSTAFGLSRALHRLQQQGADGHGSTTERELRVRRLSRQKVRVSRNRILESAAKVMEMYSSQKAVLEVEYFGEVGTGLGPTLEFYTLLSHDLQRTGLKMWRCNNSGDGSVAMEVEVEEKKDDLGDIVISPLGLFPRPWVESSCDGKVIEHFWLFGCVMAKALQDGRLLDMPLSTAFYKLVLGQELDLHDVSSFDAELGKTLQELQAIVCRKKYLESTPRHDCNAILDLNFRGAPVEDLCLDFTLPGFPDYILKPGNEDVSIDNLEEYISLVVAATVKTGITRQMEAFRAGFNQVFDISALQIFTPNELDHLLCGQRELWEADKLVDHIKFDHGYTSKSPAIVNLLEIMGEFTPEQQRAFCQFVTGAPRLPPGGLAILNPKLTIVRKHSSTSSSVTSSAGGASESADDDLPSVMTCANYLKLPAYSTKEIMYKQLVYAISEGQGSFDLS